A window of Adhaeribacter arboris genomic DNA:
CTAACCAACATGGATATTGATGCCAAAGGTCGGGTATGGGTAACCGAAGCCGTTAATTACCGGCTCCAGCATAATCCGGAAAATAAAGCCCGGACCGAAGGCGACCGGATTTTAATTCTGGAAGACGTGGACGGCGACGGCAAAGCGGATAAACAAAAAGTATTTTACCAGGGTAAAGACGTAGACGCAGCTCTAGGCATTGCCGTCATGGGCAACAAAGTGATGGTCTCGGCTTCCCCGAATGTATTTGTGTTTACCGATACCGACGGCGATGACAAAGCCGATAAAAAAGAAGTTTTGTTTACCGGTATTGGCGGCGTGCAGCACGACCACGGCATGCACACTTTCACTTTCGGACCGGACGGTAAATTGTATTTTAATTTCGGTAACGAAGGCAAGCAAATCAAAGACAAGAACGGAACTCCCATTGTAGACCAGGCTGGTAACGTAGTAGCCGATAACGGCAAACCTTACCGCCAGGGCATGGTTTTCCGGTGCAACCCCGATGTCAGTGAGTTTGAGGTATTGGCGCATAATTTCCGGAATAACTACGAAGTAGCCGTGGATTCGTACGGTACCTTGTGGCAATCGGATAATGACGATGATGGCAACCGGGGCGTGCGGATTAACTACGTGCTGCCCTACGGTAATTACGGCTACCAGGACGAGAAGACCGGCGCCGGCTGGAGCGCTTACCGTACCGGCTTAGAAACCGAAATACCTTTGCGCCATTGGCATTTGAACGACCCGGGAGCCGTACCCAATTTACTGCAAACCGGCGCGGGCAGCCCTACCGGGATGCTCATTTACGAAGGCAAATTATTGCCCGCCCAGTTTCAGAACCAAATGATTCATTCCGATGCCGGTCCTAACGTAGTACGGGCTTATCCGGTAACTCCCGATGGCGCCGGTTACAAAGCCGAGATTGTAAATATTGTGAAAGGCGTGAAAGATCAGTGGTTCCGGCCTTCGGATGTTACCGTAGCTCCGGATGGTTCTTTGTTCATTGCCGACTGGTACGATCCGGGAGTAGGTGGTCACCAGCAAGGTGAAACGCAGAAAGGACGCGTTTTCCGGGTGGCGCCACCAAATACGCCTTACACGGTGCCTAAAATGGATTTAAGTAATGCCGCCGGAGCCGTTAAAGCTTTGCAAAGCCCAAACCTGGATACCCGTTATCAGGCGTATACGACACTGCAGCAAATGGGCCGGAAAGGCGAAAAAGCACTGGCTAAACTCTGGAAAACCGGGGAATCCCGCCAGCGGGCCCGGACTTTGTGGTTACTCAGCAAAATAAACGGCCGGGGCGAGAAATATTTAAAACAAGCTTACCAGGATAAAGATGATAATATCCGGATTACGGCTCTGCGGGCGGCACAGGAACTAAAGCTGGATGTTATCCCAACTTTAAAAGCCTGGGCGAAGGATGCGAATCCGCAGGTTCGCCGGGAAGTAGCCTTGGCTTTACGATACAATAAATCCCCGGAAGCGCCCGCTATTTGGGCCGATTTAGCCAGCCAATACGATGGCAAGGACCGTTGGTACCTGGAAACTTTAGGAATTAGTTCTGATTTACAAGCGGATGCTTTCTTTACGGCCTGGACCAGCAAGAACGGTGGCGATATAACCAAAGCGGCTGATCGCGACATTATCTGGCGTTCCCGGTCCGCGGAAGCTTTACCTAAATTAGCTCAGATTATTCAAAATACCAGCAATGCTGCTGAACTGCCGCATTATTTCCGGGCTTTCGACTTTCAGGCTAATTCACCGGCGAAACAACAAGCCTTAGCCAGTTTACTGGAGGGCAATAGCCCGGTGCAAAATCAGATTACTACCTTGGCTTTACAAGCCAGCGATCAGTCGGCCCAGAAAGATGCGAAGTTCCAGGCGGCTCTGCGCCGGACCATTGAAGCTTCGCGGGGCACCAAGCAATTTGTAATGCTGTTGGAGCAATACGGTTTACCGGAATTTAATCAAGATTTACAAGCCCTGGCTCTAACCAACCCGGAAAGCGAAATGGCCCGGGATGCGGCTCGCGCCCTAGTAAAAGCTCCCGGCGGAATAGATGCCGTAGCCAAAGCTTTTAACAGTAAAGACCAGCAGGTTGCCTTAGGCATGATGACGGCCGTAGGAAATTATGAGAGCGGTAAAGTAAAAGATTTGTTGCAAGCGGTAATGCTGGATACCAAACGCCCGCTGGAAATCCGGCAATTAGCTTTGCGTAAACTGGGCTCCGGTGGCAGCGGCGAAGATCGCTTAGTAGAACTGGTTAAAAATAAACAAATTCCCACTGAATTAGAAGAAACAGCGGGTACCATTCTGTTACGCGCCTGGCGACCAGATATTAAAGAAGTAGCGGCTATTTACTTTAAAAAACCTAGCCGGGAAGGCAAACCCTTACCTCCTATTGCTCAGTTAGCTACCTTAACCGGTGACCCGGCAAACGGGAAAGCAGTTTTTGCCCAAACGTGCAGCGTTTGCCACAAAGTAAACAACGAAGGCGCCTGGTTTGGTCCGGAATTATCGGAAATTGGCAGCAAATTACCAAAACAAGCTTTATACACCGCTATTTTGCACCCCGATGCCGGCATTAGTTTTGGCTACGAAGGCTATACTTTAAAACTAAAAGACGGCAGCCAGGTGGTAGGCATTATTTCGAGCCAAACCGAAGATAAATTAGATTTGCGTTTGCCCGGTGGAGCGGTAATGAGCTATGCCATGAAAGATATTGCGTCTAAAAAACAAATGGATAAATCGCTGATGCCGGCCAACCTGCAACAAGGAATTTCGGAGAAGGAGTTGATGAACCTGGTGGAATATTTAAGCTCTCTGAAACGAGCAACGGCCAAAAACTAAAAAATATTTTTAAAACTTACTTATAAGTAAATTAGAACTAGAATAAAACCCGGCTATTATAAGTAGTCGGGTTTTTTATTGCTTAAATTGAACATGATTTATCAAGAGTGTTATATTTAAAACAAAAAATTACTAATGAAACGGTTTTATCTTATAATTTATATTAAAATAGCTATTTTTGTAGTTAGTATAAAAGATGTAAATGCAGGGGTAAATGACTCGCTAACAACTAATACAAATCAAATATTATTAAAATTTGAACCTAAAGAAGCAGATTCAAATTTTGATAAAACGGTTAAAATTATTACAGAAAATTTAGGGTCATTAGTAGCTCTGTTAGGTCTGATTTTAGCTTATCCATTACTTAAGAGAAAGCTTATAGAGAATCATATTATAAGTGCTTTAAATAAAATACAAGAAACAAATCGAGAAATCCATAAACAAAGCCAAAAGTTATGCGATACTTATTTACCCTCTACATTTAATGATAAAATTATAGCTAAAGAGGATATTGAATCAGTCCTTAGAGATATAAAAGACATTTATTACTTATCACAAGAAGGAAGTAGTGATGCTACAACGTTATTATTCTATTTAAAAAATACTCTTCAGGGAACACAAAAGAACTATGTTCTCGAGACAAAGTACATTATGTTTTCAACTCAATTATATGGTTTAATCATTAAAATATTGAGTGACGTAAATTTCTATTGCTCTCAAGTTGTACAGGTTCCTAAATCAACAAAAATAGAAGCTATCAATCTTCTAAACTATAAAGAACTTAGAGGATACGTAACTCATTCAGATGTTTATAAATACAAATACTTCAATCAAGGAGTAATTTATGATCCTAAGTCTTTACATCATACATTATTTTATCAATCTATAAACCGTTCTAATAATTCATCTATAAAAAGAGCAGCATTTCAAATCCATCAGAACGTAGCACCTATTATTAATCTTCTCTTTGTAAATAAAATATATGCTCCTCCAGTATTGAAACCTCCTAAAGATCCATTATTTGGAGCAGATAACTTGATTTTCTTGATCGGTTTTTCAATTAAAAATCAATTTAAAATAGGACAAGGACATGAACTGCCTAAAGAATTAGTTGAGTTGACTTACTCAAATCCTCGAGATGACTTTCATTTTATTGAAAGTATAGATTTTGAATCTATTCAGAATGATGTTAAAGACATTTATATTGAAAATTCACAGTTTAGCTTAATGAAGGCAAATAAATTATCAAGATGTGGTGTTGAAACATTTACCCTAGAGTTTGAATTACAATACTTAAAGGACGAGTATAAAAATAATGAAAGGCGAATTAAAAATAAGATGAAAAATAGCATAAAAACAAATGTAAACATTAGAGACACCTATTAAAATACATTTTATACTGTTTTCAAATAATTGATTTACTTCATGAACTCCATTCAAAAAATAGATTTTGTATTAACCCCGGCGCATGGCCGGTCTTTCGGGGTAGATGCCCGCTTAATCCGTAGCGGGCAAGCTAAACCGGTAGTGATTTTTGTGCATGGTTTTAAAGGTTTTAAAGATTGGGGACATTTTAATCTGCTCGCCGATTATTTTGCGCAGCAAGAATTTGTGTTTATCAAACTTAACTTATCGCATAACGGCACTACCCTCGACAGCGAGGACTTAACGGACATGGAAGCTTTTGGGCAAAATAATTTTTCGATTGAACTAGAAGATTTGCGTACCTTAATCGATTATTTATTTCGCTCGCCCAATGATTTACCGCCAGAAGAAGTAAACCTGGATAAACTTTACTTAATTGGCCATAGCCGGGGTGGTGGTTTGGTAATTTTAAAAGCGGCCGAAGAACCGCGGGTAAAAGCCGTAGCAGGTTGGGCACCCATCAGCGATTTGGCGATGCGTTGGCCCGAACAGGTACTCACGGATTGGCAAAAAAATGGGGTACACTACATCTACAACTCCCGCATTAACCAGGATATGCCGCTTTACTACCAATTAGTCGAAGATTTCCGGGCTAACCATTCTCGCCTGGATATACCCTCGGTAGTAACCCGTTTAAAGCAACCTTTATTTATCATTCATGCGGAAGACGACGAAACCCTGCCCGTAAGCATGGCGCACGAACTAAAAGCCAACCAGCCCGCTACCGAAGTAATTATTCTACCGGCAGGCGGACATACTTTCGGCGGTAAACATCCTTTCCCCGAAACTACTTTGCCTCCCGCTGCTCAATTTGTAGCCGACCAAACCATTACTTTCTTCCGGAAACTGTAAAGGAAGTTGTCCGTACGAATGTGTAAAGCTAATTTTATCTGGTAGGAATAATACCCGAAACAGAGTTAATGTACTATATCTATGCTAGTTTAAGCTGCTATAATCCTGTTTAGTTGATCGGCCGTAAAAGGTTTTTCTAAATAAGCAGTGATTGGGTACTGCTTAGCTTTTTCCACATCTTTCGGATTCTGAGAAGTAGTGAGTATAACAATTTTAAAAGAAGAATCAGCCAAAGTTGACTTTTGCAAGGCGCTTAAGAACTCAAATCCATCCATTAAAGGCATGTTAATGTCCAGAAATATCAAATTAGGGCAGGCCTGGACGGAGCAAGCTTGATAAAGTACCTGGAGGGCCTCTTCGCCGTTACCCGCTTGTAGAATTTGCTGACTTATACCCGCTTGTTTAATAACCCTGGAAATTAAATAGCGGGTCACACTATCATCGTCTACTATTAAAATTTTATGTAATGAGTGCATTTCAAAATGAAAAGGTATATTCTTTATACTTTTAAACTAAGAACAAGAATAGAACAAATCCAGTACACTTATAGGAAATTAACCGGACACTGCTATAAACACGGGTATTTTTTACCCGGAAACTCTGTAAAAATACGGATGCTACTTTAAAAGATACGAGAATAAACAATAATCTTGAATAGCTAATCTGTTATACCAAATCATACTTATGGGTTTCCGTAAAATAGTGTAAAGGGAAGCAAACCCGGCAGGTTTTAAAAACTAGATTAGCCGCAATGTGTTTTGGATAATACTCATTTACCGGTTGGCTCCTCCTTCCTGTCCTCCGGGAAGGATCTAACTGGCCGAAAAAATCTACTGTCGATAACTTTACGTTTACTAGTATTTACAGATGAACTAGCTACATTTACCCGTTTGCTTTACCAGCCATAATCATTTTTAAATTAATTATCCTAATGGTCAACTAACCTATTACTACCCACTAACTTATGCCAACCACTTATTTATTATTAGGTAGTAACCTGTGCAACCGCGAAGATTATTTATTACAAGCCCGAAATTTAATTGGGGCTCAAATAGGAGAAATACAGCAACAATCCGGAATTTACGAAACCGCTGCCTGGGGCGTGAAAAATCAACAAGCTTTCCTGAACCAGGTGCTGGCCGTAGAAACAACTTTAGCGCCCGAAGAACTTTTAAGAGAAATAAATTTTCTGGAAGCCGAACTAGGCCGGGTACGGCGGGAACGCTGGGGAGCCCGCGTTATTGATATGGATATTCTTTATTACGCCAACGTAGTTCTGCAAACGCAACGCCTCACTATTCCGCACCCCGAGTTACAAAACCGGCGTTTTACTTTAGTTCCTCTCACCGAAATTGCCCCTGATTTTACGCATCCAATTCTGGAACTCAGCAACCAGCAATTACTGGAACAATGTCCGGATGATTTAACAGTAAAGCGCTTTCAGTAAGCGGTAGGTTTTAGGTGATAGGTTTTACGTTTACATGAGCTTGAACCAATCACTATATTCTGGCTACGTACAACGTAAAACCTACTATTTACCACCTACTACTTACAGCGCCGAAGTTACTTCCACGTCTTTATTTATTTTCTTCACCAATCCTTGCAAAACCTTACCGGGACCGCATTCCACAAATAAGGTAGCGCCATCCGTTATCATATTTTGTACGGTTTGGGTCCAGCGCACGGGTGCGGTTAATTGTTTGATTAAATTTTGCTTTATCTGTTCCGGATCGGTGTAAGGCCGGGCGTCTACGTTCTGGTAAACCGGGCAGATGGCCTCGTTAAATTTTGTGTTTTTGATGGCTTCGGCCAGTTCCGCTTCGGCGGGTTGCATCAGCGGCGAATGGAAAGCGCCGCCTACGGGTAAAGGTAAAGCTCTTTTTGCCCCTGCCACTTTTAATTTTTCGCAAGCCAATGCCACGCCCTGGTTACTTCCCGAAATTACCAGTTGCCCCGGCGAGTTATAATTAGCTGCTACCACTATTTCGTTTTCTATCTGGCTGCATACTTCTTCCACGGTTCTATCGTCTAAACCCAGAATGGCCGCCATTGCCGAAGGATTCGCCTCGCAGGCTTTCTGCATGGCTTGCGCCCGTTTGGCTACAAGTAAGAGTGCATCTTCAAAGGCCAGCACCTTGTTCGCCACCAACGCCGAAAACTCACCTAAAGAATGCCCGGCTACCATTTCCGGCTGAAAATCGGGTGCTACAGTAGCTATAGCCACGGAATGTAAAAAAATGGCCGGCTGGGTTACGTTGGTTTGCTTCAGCTCTTCGTCGGTGCCGGTAAACATAGTTTGGGTTATATTAAACCCCAGCCATTCATTGGCTTTGTCGAATAAGGCCCGGGCAGCCGGATATTGCTCGTATAAGTCGCGGCCCATGCCGGAAAATTGGGAACCCTGACCGGGGAAAATATAGGCTTTCATAGGTAAGTTGGTAGTACGTTTTAAGTTATAGGTTGTACGTTTTCACACAACTGCATTTTAATATTTATAGCAAGTAAAACTTATACTCCATTCTAATAAAGTATTTAAGTTATCTTGAGTAAATAAAATTCCGGAGTTAAGAACCGCAATCTTGTTTGCGGAACAAGTAAGTTCACCTTCCGGAAAACGCCGCAATGTTAGGCAATATTTTTAAAAATGAAACCTGATTTTACATTTTCCGGGATAATTACTAAGTGGAAAGTTTTAGGTTATAGGTTATACGTTTATAAACTTCTATCAAACAATCACTTGCTTAAAGCTTATTAGCAAAGTAATTCTGGTCGGGCACTTAAGTACTCTGGGAACAAAGTAAGTGAAGGTTTCAAAAAATAACATTACAGCTAATTTAGAGGTATTTCCCTTCGCCTATTTCCTCCAAAGGGTAGAGCCGTTACGTTCTAATACTACTACTTTCGCGAGCGTCTTCGCTCGTGAAGATTATTCAGGAGGCCTCTGGCCGGGCAAACCAATAAACCTTATTTTAAAAGTAAATCAGCAACAAATTTCTACCTGCCAGTTGCAAATCCCGAAGTAGTTCGGGGAGGCCGGACGATGCGCAACCCGAGCGAAGCTGCTCGCATTATTCCAGTTTTTGACAATAGAACTTAACGGCTCTATCTCTAAAGGGGGACTTTCCACTAATAACTTTTTTATTAACTTATTTCGTTCATAGTGTACGTAGGTACTTCGACGAAATTAGTTTAAATAATAGTTTATTGTTTTTAAATAATTACCAGCAATTTCCCAATCGAACAACGAACAACGAACAACCAATACCCAATACCCAATACCCAACAGAAAGGAATAAGACGTATTAGTAAGAAGCAGTAGCCAAGAATAAACGACAGCCATTTGGCGATGGAGGGCCTTCAAAGGTTCCGGTGCTTGAGCATTGCGAGGTAGGAGGAAAAGGTAACAGCCGCCTCTCCTCCCCTGTTGTTAGGGGAGGTGCCAAAGGCGGAGGGGTCAAACCAGGCCCGCCGGCCAAGAGGCAAACGGGTTACGCTTCAAATTGCATCCGCACCGCTATATTGAGACGGGAACAGTTTCAACGGATAAACTCTTCTTAATACGTCTTACCTATTTCAATCTTGTATATTAACCAGCAACTAAGGCGCGGAAGTAGTAAAAACAGCAAATAGCTAACTCCTACCCTACGGTTTTTTCTGTTACGGCTTCTACCGGAATATTTTCTTTGGTTTTACCCACAATTAAACGGATGCCTTTATCATAAGTAAAATAACTACCCAACCAGTTTACCAGCACAAACAGCCGGTTCCGGAAACCAATGATGGAAATCAGGTGAATAAACGCCCAGATAAACCAAGCCAGAAAACCCTGGGTTTTATATTCTTTCGAAAATAGTTTTAAATCGGCAACGGCCTGGTTGCGGCCAATGGTAGCCATGGTACCTCTATCGTGGTAATGAAACGGCTTAAGCGGTTTGCCCGTGATCAAATAATTTAAATTCTTTCCGAGGTGGTGACCTTGCTGCAAAGCGGGTTGAGCCAGCATGGGATGCCCTTCGGGGTTTCCGGGAGTAACCATGGCGGCAATATCGCCAATAGCAAAAATATTTTCGTAGCCCGTAACCCGGTTATATTCATCTACTTGCAAGCGGTTGCCTTTAAGTAAGCTTTCTTTCCGGATGCCCGCAATCGGAGCGCCGGTAACGCCCGCTGCCCAGATTAAAGTCCGGCTAATTAATTTTTCGCCGGAATCCAATAATACCGTGTAGCCATCGTACGCTTTTACCCGCCGGTTAAACCAGATTTTCACCCCAAATTTTTCCAGGTACTCCCGTGCTTTCTGCGAAGCTTCCGCCGACATCCCTTTTAACAACAAATCGCCGCTCTGAATTAAATGGATATCCATTTTGATAAAATCCAGTTCTTTGTAATCCTTCGGAAACACGTGTTTCCGCAACTCGCTCAAAGCGCCGGCC
This region includes:
- a CDS encoding NAD(P)/FAD-dependent oxidoreductase produces the protein MTKNAKIAETGKPRVIIIGGGFAGLELVKALRHADVQVVLIDKQNFHTFQPLLYQVGTAAVEADSIVYPFRKIFDEQQNFYFRLAEVQSVDTGKQLVETSIGLLRYDYLVIATGATTNFYGDEEIQKTAISIKNIPDALSLRNTILSNFEKALQIDDEEQLNSLMDYVIVGGGPTGVELAGALSELRKHVFPKDYKELDFIKMDIHLIQSGDLLLKGMSAEASQKAREYLEKFGVKIWFNRRVKAYDGYTVLLDSGEKLISRTLIWAAGVTGAPIAGIRKESLLKGNRLQVDEYNRVTGYENIFAIGDIAAMVTPGNPEGHPMLAQPALQQGHHLGKNLNYLITGKPLKPFHYHDRGTMATIGRNQAVADLKLFSKEYKTQGFLAWFIWAFIHLISIIGFRNRLFVLVNWLGSYFTYDKGIRLIVGKTKENIPVEAVTEKTVG
- the fabD gene encoding ACP S-malonyltransferase, with protein sequence MKAYIFPGQGSQFSGMGRDLYEQYPAARALFDKANEWLGFNITQTMFTGTDEELKQTNVTQPAIFLHSVAIATVAPDFQPEMVAGHSLGEFSALVANKVLAFEDALLLVAKRAQAMQKACEANPSAMAAILGLDDRTVEEVCSQIENEIVVAANYNSPGQLVISGSNQGVALACEKLKVAGAKRALPLPVGGAFHSPLMQPAEAELAEAIKNTKFNEAICPVYQNVDARPYTDPEQIKQNLIKQLTAPVRWTQTVQNMITDGATLFVECGPGKVLQGLVKKINKDVEVTSAL
- a CDS encoding PVC-type heme-binding CxxCH protein, coding for MKFKNLSRTQSSFTQHPFFKPGAGLVLTAVLSASLAFNLNKANLFFADPDTDGLETAAGLETKTFATAPMTLNLTNMDIDAKGRVWVTEAVNYRLQHNPENKARTEGDRILILEDVDGDGKADKQKVFYQGKDVDAALGIAVMGNKVMVSASPNVFVFTDTDGDDKADKKEVLFTGIGGVQHDHGMHTFTFGPDGKLYFNFGNEGKQIKDKNGTPIVDQAGNVVADNGKPYRQGMVFRCNPDVSEFEVLAHNFRNNYEVAVDSYGTLWQSDNDDDGNRGVRINYVLPYGNYGYQDEKTGAGWSAYRTGLETEIPLRHWHLNDPGAVPNLLQTGAGSPTGMLIYEGKLLPAQFQNQMIHSDAGPNVVRAYPVTPDGAGYKAEIVNIVKGVKDQWFRPSDVTVAPDGSLFIADWYDPGVGGHQQGETQKGRVFRVAPPNTPYTVPKMDLSNAAGAVKALQSPNLDTRYQAYTTLQQMGRKGEKALAKLWKTGESRQRARTLWLLSKINGRGEKYLKQAYQDKDDNIRITALRAAQELKLDVIPTLKAWAKDANPQVRREVALALRYNKSPEAPAIWADLASQYDGKDRWYLETLGISSDLQADAFFTAWTSKNGGDITKAADRDIIWRSRSAEALPKLAQIIQNTSNAAELPHYFRAFDFQANSPAKQQALASLLEGNSPVQNQITTLALQASDQSAQKDAKFQAALRRTIEASRGTKQFVMLLEQYGLPEFNQDLQALALTNPESEMARDAARALVKAPGGIDAVAKAFNSKDQQVALGMMTAVGNYESGKVKDLLQAVMLDTKRPLEIRQLALRKLGSGGSGEDRLVELVKNKQIPTELEETAGTILLRAWRPDIKEVAAIYFKKPSREGKPLPPIAQLATLTGDPANGKAVFAQTCSVCHKVNNEGAWFGPELSEIGSKLPKQALYTAILHPDAGISFGYEGYTLKLKDGSQVVGIISSQTEDKLDLRLPGGAVMSYAMKDIASKKQMDKSLMPANLQQGISEKELMNLVEYLSSLKRATAKN
- the folK gene encoding 2-amino-4-hydroxy-6-hydroxymethyldihydropteridine diphosphokinase; the protein is MPTTYLLLGSNLCNREDYLLQARNLIGAQIGEIQQQSGIYETAAWGVKNQQAFLNQVLAVETTLAPEELLREINFLEAELGRVRRERWGARVIDMDILYYANVVLQTQRLTIPHPELQNRRFTLVPLTEIAPDFTHPILELSNQQLLEQCPDDLTVKRFQ
- a CDS encoding response regulator, with translation MHSLHKILIVDDDSVTRYLISRVIKQAGISQQILQAGNGEEALQVLYQACSVQACPNLIFLDINMPLMDGFEFLSALQKSTLADSSFKIVILTTSQNPKDVEKAKQYPITAYLEKPFTADQLNRIIAA
- a CDS encoding alpha/beta hydrolase family protein; this translates as MNSIQKIDFVLTPAHGRSFGVDARLIRSGQAKPVVIFVHGFKGFKDWGHFNLLADYFAQQEFVFIKLNLSHNGTTLDSEDLTDMEAFGQNNFSIELEDLRTLIDYLFRSPNDLPPEEVNLDKLYLIGHSRGGGLVILKAAEEPRVKAVAGWAPISDLAMRWPEQVLTDWQKNGVHYIYNSRINQDMPLYYQLVEDFRANHSRLDIPSVVTRLKQPLFIIHAEDDETLPVSMAHELKANQPATEVIILPAGGHTFGGKHPFPETTLPPAAQFVADQTITFFRKL